Proteins encoded together in one Thermomonospora curvata DSM 43183 window:
- a CDS encoding malate dehydrogenase, whose amino-acid sequence MTSTPVNVTVTGAAGQIGYALLFRIASGQLLGPDVPVRLRLLEIPQAIKAAEGTAMELDDCAFPLLAGIDITDDLKTAFDGANIALLVGARPRTKGMERRDLLEANGGIFKPQGEAINAHAADDIKVLVVGNPANTNALIARSHAPDVPADRFTAMTRLDHNRAIAQLSKKAGVPVSSIKKMTIWGNHSATQYPDLFHAEIDGRNAAEVVGDQEWLENDFIPTVAKRGAAIIEARGASSAASAASAAIDHIHTWVNGTPEGDWTSMAVVSDGSYGVPEGLVSSFPVTCSGGKWEIVQGLEIDEFSRGKIDASVAELVEERDAVRNLGLI is encoded by the coding sequence ATGACCAGCACTCCAGTCAACGTCACCGTCACCGGCGCGGCCGGGCAGATCGGTTACGCGCTGCTGTTCCGCATCGCCTCCGGGCAGCTGCTCGGCCCGGACGTACCGGTCCGGCTGCGGCTGCTGGAGATCCCGCAGGCGATCAAGGCCGCCGAGGGCACGGCCATGGAGCTGGACGACTGCGCCTTCCCGCTGCTGGCCGGCATCGACATCACCGACGACCTGAAGACCGCCTTCGACGGCGCCAACATCGCGCTGCTGGTGGGCGCCCGCCCGCGCACCAAGGGCATGGAGCGGCGCGACCTGCTGGAGGCCAACGGCGGCATCTTCAAGCCGCAGGGCGAGGCCATCAACGCCCACGCCGCCGACGACATCAAGGTGCTGGTGGTGGGCAACCCGGCCAACACCAACGCGCTGATCGCCCGCTCGCACGCCCCGGACGTGCCGGCCGACCGGTTCACCGCGATGACCCGGCTGGACCACAACCGCGCCATCGCCCAGCTGTCGAAGAAGGCCGGCGTCCCGGTCTCGTCCATCAAGAAGATGACCATCTGGGGCAACCACTCGGCCACCCAGTACCCCGACCTGTTCCACGCCGAGATCGACGGCCGCAACGCCGCCGAGGTCGTAGGCGACCAGGAGTGGCTGGAGAACGACTTCATCCCGACCGTGGCCAAGCGCGGCGCCGCCATCATCGAGGCCCGCGGCGCCTCCTCGGCCGCCTCCGCCGCTTCGGCCGCCATCGACCACATCCACACCTGGGTGAACGGCACCCCCGAGGGCGACTGGACCTCGATGGCCGTGGTGTCGGACGGCTCCTACGGCGTCCCCGAGGGCCTGGTCTCCTCCTTCCCGGTGACCTGCTCCGGCGGCAAGTGGGAGATCGTGCAGGGCCTGGAGATCGACGAGTTCTCCCGCGGCAAGATCGACGCCTCGGTGGCCGAGCTGGTCGAGGAGCGCGACGCGGTCCGCAACCTCGGCCTCATCTGA
- a CDS encoding 2'-5' RNA ligase family protein: protein MAIAIPEPYGGELQRWRESFGDALARSIPTHITLLPPTEVDGGRLPAIEAHLRRVAEGERAFLIRLSGTATFRPVSPVVFVALSDGIGACERLEAKVRSGPLARDLQFPYHPHVTVAHDLPEEVLDRAFKELAGYRAEFTVWGFSLYEHGPDGVWRPLRDYPFGSGEAGPWREKQPPGE from the coding sequence GTGGCGATCGCGATCCCCGAACCCTACGGCGGCGAGCTGCAGCGCTGGCGGGAGTCGTTCGGGGACGCGCTGGCACGTTCCATTCCCACCCACATCACGCTGCTGCCGCCGACCGAGGTGGACGGCGGCCGGCTGCCGGCGATCGAGGCGCACCTGCGGCGGGTCGCCGAGGGCGAGCGCGCCTTCCTCATCCGGCTGAGCGGCACCGCCACCTTCCGCCCGGTCTCCCCGGTGGTGTTCGTGGCGCTCTCGGACGGCATCGGCGCCTGCGAGCGGCTGGAGGCCAAGGTGCGCAGCGGCCCGCTCGCCCGTGACCTGCAGTTCCCCTACCACCCGCACGTGACGGTGGCCCACGACCTGCCCGAGGAGGTGCTGGACCGGGCCTTCAAGGAACTGGCCGGCTACCGGGCCGAGTTCACCGTGTGGGGCTTTTCGCTGTATGAGCACGGCCCGGACGGCGTGTGGCGCCCGCTGCGGGACTACCCCTTCGGCTCGGGCGAGGCGGGTCCCTGGCGGGAGAAACAACCGCCGGGGGAGTGA
- a CDS encoding NADP-dependent isocitrate dehydrogenase, which yields MPKIKVAGPVVELDGDEMTRIIWKFIKDQLILPYLDIDLKYYDLGIQNRDATDDQVTVDAANAIKKYGVGVKCATITPDEARVEEFGLKQMWRSPNGTIRNILGGVVFREPIIVSNIPRLVPGWTKPIVIGRHAHGDQYKATDFKVPGPGTLTITYTPDDGSEPIQFEVARYPEGGGVAMGMYNFRKSIEDFARASFRYGLDRNYPVYLSTKNTILKAYDGMFKDVFAEIYENEFKEEFEARGLTYEHRLIDDMVACALKWEGGYVWACKNYDGDVQSDTVAQGFGSLGLMTSVLMTPDGRTVEAEAAHGTVTRHYRLHQQGKPTSTNPIASIFAWTRGLAHRGKLDNTPEVIKFAETLEQVCIETVESGQMTKDLALLISKDQPWLTTQEFLHALDVNLQKKINEK from the coding sequence ATGCCCAAGATCAAAGTAGCGGGCCCGGTCGTCGAACTCGACGGCGATGAGATGACGCGGATCATCTGGAAATTCATCAAGGACCAGCTGATCCTGCCTTACCTGGACATCGACCTGAAGTACTACGACCTGGGCATCCAGAACCGCGACGCCACCGACGACCAGGTCACCGTGGACGCCGCCAACGCCATCAAGAAGTACGGCGTCGGCGTCAAGTGCGCCACCATCACCCCCGACGAGGCCCGGGTGGAGGAGTTCGGGCTCAAGCAGATGTGGCGCTCGCCCAATGGAACGATCCGTAACATCCTGGGCGGCGTGGTCTTCCGCGAGCCGATCATCGTCTCCAACATCCCGCGCCTGGTGCCCGGCTGGACCAAGCCCATCGTCATCGGCCGTCACGCCCACGGCGATCAGTACAAGGCCACCGACTTCAAGGTGCCCGGCCCCGGCACCCTGACGATCACCTACACCCCCGACGACGGCTCCGAGCCCATCCAGTTCGAGGTCGCCCGCTACCCCGAGGGCGGCGGCGTCGCGATGGGCATGTACAACTTCCGCAAGTCCATCGAGGACTTCGCCCGCGCCTCGTTCCGCTACGGCCTGGACCGCAACTACCCGGTCTACCTGTCGACCAAGAACACGATCCTCAAGGCCTACGACGGCATGTTCAAGGACGTGTTCGCCGAGATCTACGAGAACGAGTTCAAGGAGGAGTTCGAGGCCCGCGGCCTGACCTACGAGCACCGCCTGATCGACGACATGGTCGCCTGCGCCCTCAAGTGGGAGGGCGGCTACGTGTGGGCCTGCAAGAACTACGACGGCGACGTGCAGTCCGACACCGTGGCCCAGGGCTTCGGCTCGCTCGGCCTGATGACCTCGGTGCTGATGACCCCCGACGGCCGGACCGTGGAGGCCGAGGCCGCCCACGGCACGGTCACCCGCCACTACCGGCTGCACCAGCAGGGCAAGCCCACCTCCACCAACCCGATCGCCTCGATCTTCGCCTGGACCCGCGGCCTGGCCCACCGCGGCAAGCTGGACAACACCCCCGAGGTCATCAAGTTCGCCGAGACCCTGGAGCAGGTCTGCATCGAGACGGTCGAATCCGGGCAGATGACCAAGGACCTGGCGCTGCTGATCAGCAAGGACCAGCCCTGGCTGACCACCCAGGAGTTCCTGCACGCGCTGGACGTCAACCTCCAGAAGAAGATCAACGAAAAGTGA
- a CDS encoding HSP90 family protein, with the protein MADQAFQVDLRGVVDLLSRHLYSSPRVYLRELLQNAVDAITARGGGGRVRIETDGAGTLRVHDDGVGLTEEEVHRLLATIGRSSKRDELGFARHDFLGQFGIGLLSAFLVADEIEVVTRSARGGPAVTWTGYADGRYRVGPGRREEAGTTVTLRARPGSAELLAPATVAELARLYGSLLPYAVTVDGREVTGGGPPWLAAHPDPVRRRRELAAYCRELFGFEPFDVIDLQVPQAGLTGVAFVIPQQVSPGARGGHRVYLKRMLLAESVEGLLPEWAFFVRCVVDATELKPTAGREALYEDELLEATREALGERLRQWLVQLAETDPARLRGFLRLHHLGVKAMALHDDEMLRIVDRWLEFETSDGPMTLAEFRRRHPEGRYTPDVDEFRRLSAVSGAQGVGLVNGGYVYDTEIIERLRRIDPDAALRRLDPAELATSFGVLDPATELALRPFLAAAQRAVDRLGCEVVVRDFDPASLPALYLTSRAARHAAELEEAREQADELWADVLGALSGMHAAERPQLILNHRNPLTRRITALGEEGLIEVAVQALYGQALLLGRHPLRPADAAVLNRSFLGLLDWAVHKPGEGG; encoded by the coding sequence GTGGCCGACCAGGCGTTCCAAGTCGATTTGCGCGGCGTGGTCGATCTGCTCAGCCGCCATCTGTACTCCAGCCCCCGCGTCTACCTGCGGGAACTGCTGCAGAACGCGGTGGATGCGATCACCGCCCGCGGCGGTGGCGGCCGGGTGCGGATCGAGACCGACGGCGCGGGGACGCTGCGCGTCCACGACGACGGGGTGGGCCTGACCGAGGAGGAAGTGCACCGCCTGCTGGCCACCATCGGCCGTTCCTCCAAACGGGACGAGCTGGGGTTCGCCCGCCACGACTTCCTCGGCCAGTTCGGCATCGGGCTGCTGTCGGCGTTCCTGGTGGCCGATGAGATCGAGGTGGTCACCCGCTCGGCGCGCGGCGGCCCGGCGGTCACCTGGACCGGCTATGCCGACGGCCGCTACCGGGTGGGCCCCGGGCGGCGGGAGGAGGCGGGCACCACGGTCACGCTGCGGGCCCGGCCCGGCTCCGCCGAGCTGCTGGCCCCCGCCACCGTCGCCGAACTGGCCCGCCTCTACGGATCGCTGCTGCCGTATGCCGTCACCGTGGACGGCCGCGAGGTCACCGGCGGCGGCCCGCCCTGGCTGGCCGCCCACCCCGACCCGGTGCGGCGCCGCCGGGAACTGGCGGCCTACTGCCGCGAGCTGTTCGGGTTCGAGCCCTTCGACGTGATCGACCTGCAGGTGCCGCAGGCCGGGCTGACCGGGGTGGCGTTCGTCATCCCCCAGCAGGTCTCGCCGGGCGCGCGCGGCGGCCACCGCGTCTACCTGAAGCGGATGCTGCTGGCCGAGAGCGTCGAAGGGCTGCTGCCGGAGTGGGCGTTCTTCGTGCGCTGCGTGGTGGACGCCACCGAGCTGAAGCCGACCGCCGGCCGTGAGGCGCTGTATGAGGACGAGCTGCTGGAGGCCACCCGGGAGGCCCTGGGCGAGCGGCTGCGGCAGTGGCTGGTGCAGCTGGCCGAGACCGACCCGGCCCGGCTGCGCGGGTTCCTGCGGCTGCACCACCTGGGGGTCAAGGCGATGGCCCTGCACGACGATGAGATGCTGCGGATCGTCGACCGGTGGCTGGAGTTCGAGACCTCCGACGGGCCGATGACGCTGGCGGAGTTCCGCCGCCGCCACCCGGAGGGCCGCTACACCCCCGATGTGGACGAGTTCCGCCGGCTGTCGGCGGTGTCGGGCGCCCAGGGCGTGGGCCTGGTCAACGGCGGTTACGTCTACGACACCGAGATCATCGAACGGCTGCGGCGGATCGACCCGGACGCGGCGCTGCGCCGGCTGGACCCGGCCGAGCTGGCCACCTCCTTCGGGGTGCTGGACCCGGCCACCGAGCTGGCGCTGCGGCCTTTCCTGGCCGCCGCGCAGCGGGCCGTGGACCGGCTGGGCTGCGAGGTGGTCGTCCGCGACTTCGACCCGGCGTCGCTGCCGGCGCTGTACCTGACCAGCCGGGCCGCCCGGCACGCCGCCGAGCTGGAGGAGGCCCGCGAGCAGGCCGACGAGCTGTGGGCCGATGTGCTGGGCGCGCTGAGCGGCATGCACGCCGCCGAGCGCCCGCAGCTGATCCTCAACCACCGCAACCCGCTGACCAGGCGGATCACCGCGCTCGGCGAGGAGGGGCTGATCGAGGTGGCGGTGCAGGCGCTGTACGGGCAGGCGCTGCTGCTGGGCCGCCATCCGCTGCGGCCGGCCGACGCCGCGGTGCTGAACCGTTCGTTCCTGGGCCTGCTCGACTGGGCCGTGCACAAGCCGGGGGAGGGCGGGTGA
- a CDS encoding DUF3017 domain-containing protein produces MAGEHTDRQGESPGESPGEGAQQVTLRRRRRAGARKKAASSAHWLSQLPYVLALCGVAGSLVMYATNHFRKGSALLAAGVLFGALARLVLPESQVGMLAIRKKWLDVLTMTALAVAVAVVAWVVPGD; encoded by the coding sequence GTGGCCGGCGAGCACACGGACCGGCAGGGCGAGTCCCCCGGCGAGTCCCCCGGCGAGGGCGCGCAGCAGGTGACGCTGCGGCGCCGCCGGCGCGCCGGGGCGCGCAAGAAGGCCGCCTCCTCGGCGCACTGGCTGAGCCAGCTGCCGTACGTGCTGGCGCTGTGCGGAGTGGCCGGGTCGCTGGTCATGTACGCCACCAACCACTTCCGCAAGGGCTCGGCGCTGCTGGCGGCCGGCGTGCTGTTCGGGGCGCTGGCCCGTCTGGTGCTGCCGGAAAGCCAGGTGGGCATGCTCGCCATCCGCAAGAAGTGGCTGGATGTGCTGACCATGACCGCCCTGGCCGTCGCCGTCGCCGTGGTGGCCTGGGTGGTGCCGGGTGACTGA
- the galK gene encoding galactokinase: MDPLLAAFEEAYGRPPQGVWHAPGRVNLIGEHTDYNDGLVLPFALAQGVSVAAARRDDGVLELRSLQAAADGRTVRVEELTPGAVDGWAAYPAGVAAVLREHGVGGASLLIDSDLPQGAGLASSAALECAVALALCQLHGVEIERAELARLAQRAEREFTGTPCGIMDQSAALLCTAGHALLLDCRSGLSSQVPLPLGEALSLLVVDTRAPHALADGDYAARRAECERAASLLGVDSLRDVKDLAGALASLPEPVLRRRTQHVVTENHRVEAAVGLLRAGALAELGALLTASHLSLRDQFEVSWPRADAAVEAALRAGARGGRMVGGGFGGSVIVLAAADRLADVREAIDAAYAERGWPAPAYLEAVPSAGARRLL; encoded by the coding sequence GTGGATCCGCTGCTGGCGGCCTTCGAGGAGGCCTACGGCCGGCCCCCGCAGGGGGTGTGGCACGCCCCGGGCCGGGTCAACCTGATCGGGGAGCACACCGACTACAACGACGGGCTGGTGCTGCCGTTCGCGCTGGCCCAGGGGGTGTCGGTGGCCGCCGCCCGCCGCGACGACGGGGTGCTGGAGCTGCGTTCCCTGCAGGCCGCCGCCGACGGCCGCACCGTGCGGGTGGAGGAGCTGACGCCCGGCGCGGTGGACGGCTGGGCCGCCTACCCCGCGGGGGTCGCCGCCGTGCTGCGCGAGCACGGGGTGGGCGGGGCGTCCCTGCTGATCGACTCCGATCTGCCGCAGGGCGCCGGGCTGGCCTCGTCGGCGGCGCTGGAGTGCGCCGTCGCGCTGGCCCTGTGCCAGCTGCACGGCGTGGAAATCGAACGCGCCGAGCTGGCCCGCCTGGCGCAGCGGGCCGAGCGGGAGTTCACCGGCACGCCCTGCGGGATCATGGACCAGTCGGCCGCGCTGCTGTGCACCGCGGGGCACGCCCTGCTGCTGGACTGCCGCAGCGGCCTGTCCTCCCAGGTGCCGCTGCCGCTGGGTGAGGCGCTGTCGCTGCTGGTGGTCGACACCCGCGCCCCGCACGCCCTGGCCGACGGGGACTATGCGGCGCGCCGGGCCGAGTGCGAGCGGGCCGCGTCCCTGCTGGGGGTGGACTCGCTGCGGGACGTCAAGGACCTGGCCGGGGCGCTGGCGAGCCTGCCGGAGCCGGTGCTGCGCCGCCGCACCCAGCACGTGGTCACCGAGAACCACCGGGTGGAGGCGGCCGTGGGGCTGCTGCGCGCCGGGGCGCTCGCCGAACTGGGCGCCCTGCTGACCGCCTCGCACCTGTCGCTGCGGGACCAGTTCGAAGTCTCCTGGCCGCGGGCGGACGCGGCGGTGGAGGCCGCGCTGCGGGCCGGGGCGCGGGGCGGCCGCATGGTGGGCGGCGGCTTCGGCGGCTCGGTCATCGTGCTGGCCGCCGCCGACCGGCTCGCCGACGTCCGGGAGGCCATCGACGCCGCCTACGCCGAACGCGGCTGGCCCGCCCCCGCCTACCTGGAGGCCGTTCCCTCCGCAGGGGCCCGCCGCCTGCTGTGA
- the galE gene encoding UDP-glucose 4-epimerase GalE codes for MKLLVTGGAGYIGSVVTAQLLEAGHEVTVLDDLSTGHADAVPEGARLVRGTLREQAAPVLEGGGFQAVLHFAAKSLVGESMEKPGLYWDRNLGESLALLEAMRRAGVGQIVFSSTAATYGEPQSTPILETDPTRPTNPYGASKLAIDTALSEYARMHGFGAVSLRYFNVAGAYGRFGERHTVETHLIPNVLAVAAGTRPSVKMFGDDYPTADGTCIRDYIHVVDLGVAHLLALQACTPGEHKIFNLGNGNGFSVREVIEVCREVTGHPIPAEVAPRRPGDPAVLVASSQKIQAELGWKPEHDLHRMVADAWAFLRSQR; via the coding sequence GTGAAACTGCTCGTCACCGGAGGCGCCGGTTACATCGGCAGCGTGGTCACCGCCCAGCTGCTGGAGGCGGGGCATGAGGTGACCGTCCTGGACGACCTGTCCACCGGCCATGCGGACGCGGTGCCCGAGGGCGCCCGCCTGGTGCGCGGCACCCTGCGCGAGCAGGCCGCACCCGTGCTGGAAGGCGGCGGCTTCCAGGCCGTGCTGCACTTTGCGGCCAAGTCCCTGGTGGGCGAGTCCATGGAAAAGCCCGGCCTGTACTGGGACCGCAACCTGGGCGAGTCGCTGGCGCTGCTGGAGGCGATGCGCCGGGCCGGGGTGGGCCAGATCGTCTTCTCCTCCACCGCCGCCACCTACGGGGAACCGCAGTCCACCCCGATCCTGGAGACCGACCCGACCCGCCCGACCAACCCGTACGGGGCCTCCAAGCTGGCGATCGACACGGCGCTGAGCGAGTACGCCCGCATGCACGGCTTCGGCGCGGTGTCGCTGCGCTACTTCAACGTGGCGGGCGCCTACGGCCGGTTCGGCGAGCGGCACACCGTGGAAACCCACCTGATCCCCAACGTGCTGGCGGTGGCCGCCGGGACCCGCCCGTCGGTGAAGATGTTCGGGGACGACTACCCCACCGCCGACGGCACCTGCATCCGCGACTACATCCACGTGGTCGACCTGGGCGTGGCGCACCTGCTGGCGCTGCAGGCGTGCACGCCCGGCGAGCACAAGATCTTCAACCTGGGCAACGGCAACGGCTTTTCGGTGCGCGAGGTCATCGAGGTCTGCCGGGAGGTGACCGGCCATCCGATCCCGGCCGAGGTGGCGCCGCGCCGGCCCGGCGATCCGGCGGTGCTGGTGGCCTCCTCCCAGAAGATCCAGGCCGAGCTGGGCTGGAAGCCCGAGCACGACCTGCACCGCATGGTCGCCGACGCCTGGGCGTTCCTGCGCTCGCAGAGGTGA
- the trpS gene encoding tryptophan--tRNA ligase, producing MSSVTAPRVLSGIQPTADSFHLGNYLGALRQWVALQDTHEAFYCVVDLHAITVEHDPAALRRRSRVAAAQLLAMGVDPDRAAVFVQSHVPEHTELAWVLGCLTGFGEASRMTQFKDKSAKYGASATTVGLFTYPILMAADILLYTPEPGEGQVLQVPVGEDQRQHLELTRDLAQRFNHRFGETFVLPTAYIPEDAAKITDLQEPTVKMSKSASSPQGIVEVLEQPSTMRKKIMRAVTDTGSEIRYDEENKPGITNLLRIYAALEGVPVAELERRYEGQGYGQFKKDLAQLLLDTFTPIRERTEKLLEDDKQLDRILADGAARAGAVAARTMEIVRERVGFVGRGL from the coding sequence ATGTCCTCGGTAACCGCGCCACGTGTCCTGTCCGGCATTCAGCCCACCGCCGACTCCTTCCACCTGGGCAACTACCTGGGGGCGCTGCGGCAGTGGGTGGCGCTGCAGGACACTCACGAGGCGTTCTACTGCGTGGTGGACCTGCACGCGATCACCGTCGAGCACGACCCGGCGGCGCTGCGCCGCCGCAGCCGGGTGGCCGCCGCCCAGCTGCTGGCCATGGGCGTGGACCCGGACCGGGCGGCGGTGTTCGTGCAAAGCCACGTGCCCGAGCACACCGAGCTGGCCTGGGTGCTGGGCTGCCTCACCGGGTTCGGCGAGGCCAGCCGGATGACGCAGTTCAAGGACAAGTCGGCCAAGTACGGCGCCTCGGCCACCACGGTCGGGCTGTTCACCTACCCGATCCTCATGGCCGCCGACATCCTGCTGTACACCCCCGAGCCCGGCGAGGGGCAGGTGCTGCAGGTCCCGGTGGGCGAGGACCAGCGCCAGCACCTGGAGCTGACGCGCGACCTGGCGCAGCGCTTCAACCACCGCTTCGGTGAGACGTTCGTGCTGCCCACCGCCTACATCCCTGAGGACGCGGCCAAGATCACCGACCTGCAGGAGCCGACGGTCAAGATGAGCAAGTCGGCCTCCAGCCCGCAGGGCATCGTGGAGGTGCTGGAGCAGCCGTCCACGATGCGCAAGAAGATCATGCGCGCGGTCACCGACACCGGCAGCGAGATCCGCTACGACGAGGAGAACAAGCCCGGCATCACCAACCTGCTGCGGATCTACGCGGCGCTGGAGGGCGTGCCGGTGGCGGAGCTGGAGCGGCGCTACGAGGGGCAGGGCTACGGCCAGTTCAAAAAGGACCTGGCCCAGCTGCTGCTGGATACCTTCACCCCGATCCGGGAACGCACCGAGAAGCTGCTGGAGGACGACAAGCAACTGGACCGCATCCTGGCCGACGGGGCGGCCCGGGCCGGTGCGGTCGCCGCGCGGACGATGGAGATCGTCCGCGAACGCGTGGGATTCGTGGGACGTGGATTGTGA
- a CDS encoding D-alanyl-D-alanine carboxypeptidase family protein — protein sequence MRNTPRAITALTAPLLAVSLAVPSTTLAAARPVAREPIGGPRLGERGIVVDVGPGAKAPPKIAAGAYIVADAGTGQVLAAKNPHGRFLPASALKMLTAVALIPKLDPNATVRPTRETCEVEGSKVGMTPKLTYKVSDLFHALLMVSGNDAALALAQAAGGVRAALDSMNAEARRLQANDTLAGSTNGLDVDLGLTVKTQHTSVYDLALIMRQGLKMPQLRAYIGKNHHYWPAPPTKEQRKKGKKIGGYPIYSHIRLLPGQRYEYPGAIGGKNGFTMAAGQTFVGAAERNGRTLIVALLRGENLWPDVTKLLDWGFAYGPRVRPVGVLVEPVDAAAGEPSAAASAAASPHAAPAGSSGGGWLVPAGAAGGAGGAVVLGGGLLLLLRRRRTAAAGPAPARVPVQSGPPPQLGGHVRRVPGGDDPLNPSEGTRR from the coding sequence ATGAGAAACACACCTCGCGCGATCACCGCGCTCACCGCGCCACTGCTGGCCGTGTCCCTGGCCGTGCCATCGACCACCCTGGCGGCCGCCCGGCCCGTGGCCCGAGAACCGATCGGAGGTCCCCGCCTCGGTGAACGCGGAATCGTGGTGGATGTGGGGCCGGGCGCCAAGGCGCCGCCGAAAATCGCCGCCGGCGCCTACATCGTCGCCGACGCCGGCACCGGGCAGGTGCTGGCCGCCAAGAACCCGCACGGGCGCTTCCTGCCGGCCAGCGCGCTGAAAATGCTCACCGCCGTGGCGCTGATCCCCAAACTGGACCCGAACGCCACCGTCCGGCCCACCCGGGAGACCTGCGAGGTGGAGGGCAGCAAGGTCGGGATGACCCCCAAGCTGACCTACAAGGTCTCCGACCTGTTCCACGCGCTGCTGATGGTGTCGGGCAACGACGCGGCCCTGGCGCTGGCGCAGGCCGCCGGCGGGGTGCGGGCGGCCCTGGACTCCATGAACGCCGAGGCCCGGCGGCTGCAGGCCAACGACACGCTGGCCGGCTCGACCAACGGCCTGGATGTGGACCTTGGGCTGACCGTCAAGACCCAGCACACCTCCGTCTACGACCTGGCGCTGATCATGCGGCAGGGGCTGAAGATGCCGCAGCTGCGGGCCTACATCGGCAAGAACCACCACTACTGGCCCGCCCCGCCCACCAAGGAGCAGCGCAAGAAGGGCAAGAAGATCGGCGGCTACCCGATCTACTCCCACATCCGGCTGCTGCCCGGCCAGCGGTACGAGTACCCGGGGGCGATCGGCGGCAAGAACGGCTTCACCATGGCCGCCGGGCAGACCTTCGTGGGCGCCGCCGAGCGCAACGGGCGCACCCTCATCGTGGCGCTGCTGCGCGGGGAGAACCTGTGGCCGGACGTCACCAAGCTGCTGGACTGGGGCTTCGCCTACGGCCCCAGGGTCAGGCCGGTCGGGGTGCTGGTCGAGCCGGTGGACGCGGCCGCCGGTGAGCCGAGCGCCGCTGCGAGCGCGGCGGCCTCGCCGCATGCGGCGCCGGCCGGGTCTTCCGGCGGCGGCTGGCTGGTGCCGGCGGGCGCCGCGGGCGGCGCGGGCGGCGCCGTGGTGCTGGGGGGCGGTCTGCTGTTGCTGCTGCGCCGGCGCCGGACGGCCGCCGCCGGCCCCGCTCCCGCCCGCGTCCCGGTGCAAAGCGGCCCGCCTCCGCAGCTGGGAGGCCATGTCAGGCGGGTGCCGGGCGGTGACGACCCGCTGAACCCGTCGGAGGGAACCAGGCGCTGA
- a CDS encoding YihY/virulence factor BrkB family protein, with protein sequence MARVIDGVRRRVADRSDRVGKALRELRRRYPWVDHMARAAERYRDKRGNRLGAAIAFYAFLSFFPLVAIGYALLGYLVGASEQAREYLVQAINELLPGLAGEIEVAQIAQAWGAVGLLGVAGLIYTGLGCMNALREALRDIWLGDPTGGGNFLLKKLHDIGALLFLGVVLITSVAGSTVTGQASHAVLQWLGLEHAVVAGLLLRLLTLSVTIGCNTLIFLMLFSRLSGTRAPWRSIAGGALFGAVGFEILKQVGALLVARTAGNPVYASFAVVAGLLVWIYLVARFVVFAAAWSATRSAVLEADAAGRGGAAEPHPDDAAARERSAKRAEAAGATAHPAGL encoded by the coding sequence ATGGCACGGGTGATCGACGGCGTGCGGCGCCGGGTGGCGGACCGGAGCGACCGGGTGGGAAAGGCACTGCGCGAACTGCGCCGTCGCTACCCGTGGGTGGACCACATGGCCCGCGCCGCCGAGCGTTACCGGGATAAACGCGGCAACCGGCTGGGCGCCGCGATCGCTTTTTATGCCTTCTTGTCGTTTTTCCCGCTGGTGGCCATCGGGTACGCGCTGCTGGGCTACCTGGTGGGGGCCAGCGAGCAGGCCCGCGAGTACCTGGTGCAGGCGATCAACGAGCTGCTGCCGGGCCTGGCCGGTGAGATCGAGGTGGCCCAGATCGCCCAGGCGTGGGGAGCGGTCGGCCTGCTGGGTGTGGCCGGGCTGATCTACACCGGGCTGGGCTGCATGAACGCGCTGCGCGAGGCGCTGCGCGACATCTGGCTGGGCGACCCGACCGGGGGCGGCAACTTCCTGCTCAAAAAGCTTCATGACATCGGCGCGCTGCTGTTCCTGGGCGTCGTGCTGATCACGTCGGTGGCCGGCTCCACCGTCACCGGCCAGGCCAGTCATGCGGTGCTGCAATGGCTGGGCCTGGAGCACGCCGTGGTGGCCGGGCTGCTGCTGCGGCTGCTGACCCTGTCGGTGACGATCGGCTGCAACACGCTGATCTTTTTGATGCTGTTCTCCCGGCTGTCGGGCACCCGGGCCCCCTGGCGCAGCATCGCCGGCGGCGCGCTGTTCGGCGCGGTCGGCTTCGAGATCCTCAAGCAGGTCGGCGCGCTGCTGGTGGCCCGCACCGCCGGCAACCCGGTGTACGCCTCCTTCGCCGTGGTGGCCGGGCTGCTGGTGTGGATCTACCTGGTGGCGCGCTTCGTGGTCTTCGCCGCCGCCTGGAGCGCCACCCGCAGCGCGGTGCTGGAGGCGGACGCCGCCGGCCGCGGCGGAGCGGCCGAGCCGCACCCGGACGACGCCGCCGCGCGGGAACGGTCCGCGAAACGGGCCGAGGCGGCCGGGGCCACCGCCCATCCCGCCGGGCTTTGA